One genomic segment of Arachis duranensis cultivar V14167 chromosome 4, aradu.V14167.gnm2.J7QH, whole genome shotgun sequence includes these proteins:
- the LOC107484781 gene encoding uncharacterized protein LOC107484781: MASMIPLQTIIPSITKIPFAGTNGNGNGSVAFSTGGRIHHEKKIKNKIGSSVVVSAVGDLAADSTTYLVAGAIAVALVGTAFPIVFSRKDTCPECDGAGFVRKAGATLRANAARKDQAQIVCARCNGLGKLNQIDK, from the exons ATGGCATCGATGATTCCCTTGCAAACCATAATTCCCAGCATTACTAAGATCCCATTTGCAGGAACAAATGGAAATGGAAATGGTAGTGTAGCATTTAGCACCGGTGGAAGGATTCATCATGAGAAGAAGATCAAGAATAAAATTGGATCTTCAGTTGTGGTTTCTGCAGTTGGAGACTTAGCAGCAGATAGCACCACTTACCTTGTTGCTGGTGCCATTGCTGTCGCACTTGTTGGAACTGCTTTCCCCATCGTCTTCTCTCGCAAAGACAC ATGTCCAGAATGTGATGGAGCAGGGTTTGTTAGGAAGGCTGGAGCAACATTGAGAGCAAATGCAGCACGTAAGGATCAAGCCCAAATTGTTTGTGCTCGCTGCAATGGTTTGGGCAAACTCAACCAAATTGACAAATAG